The region GGGTCGTAATTGTCCTCGGACGTGAAGAAGCGGTACCAGCGGGATTCCCGCGTCGCCACGACCTCGCGCAAATCGCCGTCGCTGAACGCCTTGTTGCCGATGAAGCTGATCCGCTCCACCCGGTCGAGGGGCCTTCGTTGATTTCGAAGACGAGATCGACGCGGTTCTGCGGCAGTTGAATGATCTTGGGCTCGATCGTGGCGGCGAAACGGCCGGCCCGGCGATAGAGTTCCAGCATGCGCTGGACGTCGGACTGGACCTTGGAACGGGTGAAGATCGCGCGCGGCTTGACCTGCAATTCCTTGGTCAACTGGTCTTCGGAGAGCTTGCTGTTCCCCTCGAGCACGACGCGGTTGATGATCGGGTTTTCCACCACCGAGACGATCAGGTCGTTGCCCTCGGCCCTGATCTGCACGTCGCCGAACAGGCCGGTGCCATAGAGCGCCTT is a window of Oleomonas cavernae DNA encoding:
- a CDS encoding POTRA domain-containing protein encodes the protein MLRVARRFVGPASLAVGLVAAPLAQAQQTETGAELSGPVVSAIRVEGNQRVEPETVVSYMTIRAGERFDPVKIDQSLKALYGTGLFGDVQIRAEGNDLIVSVVENPIINRVVLEGNSKLSEDQLTKELQVKPRAIFTRSKVQSDVQRMLELYRRAGRFAATIEPKIIQLPQNRVDLVFEINEGPSTGWSGSASSATRRSATAICARSWRRGNPAGTASSRPRTITTRTA